GTTCCCGGAACTGTTAGAGCGCTATCCCGATGCATCGATGACTTTCGACACTAGTCACGCGCTGCTTGCTGGGATGGACGAATCCGGCATGGCTGAGTTCTGTCGGGACCACGCTGACCGGATCGATCACCTCCATCTCGTCGACACTCGCACAGGAGACGAGCACCTCCCCGTTGGAATGGGTCGCATCGATTTTACGACTGTGTTCGACGGTCTCGCTGCTGCCAGCTGGTCAGGGACTGCGACGCTGGAAGTCGGAACCGAAGACTACGACACCATCGCTCTTGGGAAACGGCACGTCGAGAAAGTGAACAGAACTATCTAATAATAGCTACGCGACTGACCGTCCATCGGTATCAACAGATCTGCCAGCCACCGTCGACGTGGAGCAGCTCACCGGTCACGTAGCTCGCATCGTCACTTGCGAGATACAGATACGCACCGGCCACGTCTGCTGGACGTCCGGCCCGACGCAACGGAACTGGCTTGAGGAATTTCTCCTCCTGTGCTTCTCGTTGTGCTGTTTCCGTCCATCCTTCGAGAAACTCCGTTGCGATCTGTCCGGGCGCAACACCATTAACTCGAATACCGTGTTCTGCGAGTTCGAGTGCCGCGCCGCGAGTGACCATCCGAATCGCTCCTTTCGTCGAGTCGTACTGCACCTGATCGAACTGTGCATGTGTGGAACTGATCGAGGCCGTGTTCAGGATGACCCCGGAGTGATCGCGCTCGATCATGTCGTTTGCTGCGGCCTGACAGCCGAAGAATACACCCCGAACGTTCACCGCGTGGATCCGGTCGAACTCCTCGGGGCTCACCTCACACAGGGATTTTCCGATGTAGAGCCCTGCGTTGTTGATCATTACATCGACGCCACCGTACTCACGAGCTTCCCCGATGAGTGACGCAATCTGTGCTGGCTCAGTCACATCTGTTTCGACGTACGTTGCTGTTCCTCCTGCTGCCTCGATCAGCTCGTGGGTCGGTTCAGTTTCGTTCGTATTCTTAGGATCTTCACGAACATCGGCGTTCAACACCGTTGCGCCAGCTTCGGCAAACCGAAGCGCAATCTCTCGTCCGATCCCCGAACTCCCTCCCGTTACAATGACCGTTTCACCACTGTAATCATACGCTGTACTACCCATACGGCTAGCTGCACAACACGAAGGAATATATACAATCGGCCGTCGTCGCAGTCATGCTCGGGACCTTCGGCAACGACGCAGTCCTGAGACGGTTTCTTCAATTTTCAGCTTCACCAGAGATCTCTAAGTTATTTATTAGTGACACCTTCGTCGGTATCCCGGCGATGGCCACGATCCGATCGCCAGTGAGTCTTCGCTCGGCTCTCCTCTATCACGGTACTGATGAAGGGCGTTCAGAGAACCGTTAAGGGGAACGGATGAGATCGGTACGACAATGATCGAAGAGGGAGCCGTTGCAGTCATCCACTTCGTCGGTCGACTGGCGGGCGACGATGCTGGTGCAGTGTTCGATACGAGCGATGTCGATGTTGCGCTCGAAGAAGGAATATATCACAACAACCGTGACTACGCGCCGCTCGAAATTCAGATTGGTGACGAATCAACATTTCCGGAAATCGAAGCAGCTGTCCAGACGATGAACGAGGGAGAAACGAAGACCGTTCGGCTCGATCCCGAAGAGGCGTTCGGGACTCACCACGAGGATCGCATCGTCGAGGTACCGCGTGCCGATCTTGAGGCACAGAGCGAGACGACAGCCACGGAGGGAGACCTCGTCGGAAGCGACCTTACCGACGGAATCGACGATGCGTGTACCGGTTGGATCACTGATGTGACCGCCGATACCGTCGAAATCGACTTCAACCACGAACTGGCGGGCGAACCAGTCGAATTCGAGATCCGATTGCTAAGCGTAAACGACTGAGTAACGACGCGTGGAAATCGGATACGTTGAATGATTCTGTGCGCTGCATCACGAGAACAGTTGTGGAATCACCGCTCGCTCGGCTCGTCTGAGTCGTTCGAGAAACGCGGATTTACTGAGATTGAGTTCGCTTGCCACAGTAGCGGCGTCTGCCATGCGTGGAATCTCGAAATACCCCAAATCGATAGCAACACGCAGAGCCTCCTCCTGTTTTGGCGTGAGGTCCCACCCCTGAGCGACCGTTCCCTGCTCCTCTTCGCCAAGTGGATACACACGCCGGAGCGTTACGCCAACGGTCTCGCCAGCGCGACTCATCACTCCGTCGAGCACGTCGTGTCCGACGACTGCGCCGGTAACGGTCGCATTACCGTCACGGTAGCTGAGCGATTCGACGAGGAGTCCAACACTCACGAGTTCGTGGACGACACACGGATGCTTCGAGAGACAGCGGTAGTTCGCTCGTTCGTCGAGCCGAGCGCGGTGGAGATACCGGATCCGTTCGTCACTGTCGAAGACCTGAGCAAGTCGCTCGTCGGGTGCGCTGAACTGCAGGAGTGCATTTCCATCGGAGCGTAGCTGTGGCGGTTGTGCGTCGATCGTCGTCTCTACTGTTCGAGTTGCCTCAGCCAGCGGGCAGTCGTCACCAGTCACCGCGAACTCGACGATGAGACACTCCGAAATCATGGACTCTGTAGTCGATATGGATATATAAAACACGTTCATGTGCGGGACAACCCGTATGTTAATCCGTTACAAATATTCGGTCGTAATGAATACAGCGGAGGCCAAAGAGCGGGCGGGACCACGCACGTTCAGTCCGCAGGACGATATGCCCGAGGAGTATCGTAAGGCTGCCACCCGGATGATTCAGTTTCACGCGAATTCTGAGATCATGGGCGCATACTTAGAAAAACCGTTCATCCGGCAAGCTCCGAGTCTCGACCGAAAGCTCGCGTTCTCCGCGAAGGTGCAAGATGAGATCGGACACGGGCAGCTCCTGTACAGAGCAGCGGAGTCCCTCGGCATCAAGACACGCGAACAGATGCTCGATGAACTGGCTGCAGGAGAGGGGAAATTCCTGAACTGCTTTCACTACCCGATGACAAAGTGGTGGGAGACGCCGATGATCGCCTTCTTCGTCGATGGGGCAGCGATGCGTCGACAAGCGACGATCAAGCGGACGAGTTGGGAACCGTACGCACACGCGATGGACAAGATCTGTTTCGAAGAGGGCTTTCACATCAAACACGGCGAAGACATCCTACGTGAACTCGCTACGGGGACTCGCCGCGAACAGGAGTTGGTACAGGAGGCGTTTGATGAGTGGTGGCCGCGAATTCTGCAGTTCTTCGGTCCGACGAACGATCAGAGCACACACCACGATTTCGCAGCCAGCGTCGGCCTGAAAACGATGAGCAACGACGAACTCCGGCAGGCGTTCCTCAATGCGTATCTCCCGAAAGCCGAGAAATACGGACTCTCTATCCCGGATGAGCCACGAATCCGCTACGAGGATGGACGCTACGAGGTCGTTGAGGATGACCTCGATTGGGACGAGTTCTGGCAGGTCGCGAAAAATGAGTACGACGGGAGCAAAGAACAGATCGGCTCACGGGCAGACGCACAGTCGGCTGTCGAGTGGGCACGAGCATCGCTCGAAAGCCACGACTCAACACAAACGCCGCAGGCGGCCGACTAATCATGATTTGGGAAGTCTTTAGACAGGAAGCTCCAGGGAAGTACCACACCCATTGTGGAAACGTCCACGCGCCCGACCGCGAGATGGCACTCCTGTTCGCACAGGTGCAACACGGACGTCGAAAACCAACCAACAGCCTCTGGGTCGTCCCGAAAGAGGAGATCGGAGAAGTTGATGCCGAGGAGGCCGAATTCGGCGGAACGACCGATAAGTCATACCGGTGGGTGTCGGCGTACAACGTCGATGTCGATTTCGCGGCCGAAATCGCCGAGTCCGACCGCGAACAGCGCGAAGCAGAGCGAGGTGAGAGCTGATGGCAAGCGCGATGCTCTCTGGTCCCGAGGACTTGACCGACCGAGAGCAGGCGGCTGTCGAGGCACTCCTCTTTCCGCTGGCGGACGAAGAGTTCGTGATCGCGGAGCGATACATCGAGTGGCAAGTGCTCTCTCCCACGCTGGAGTCGGATCTTGCGCTCTCGAACATTGCACAGGACGAACTCGGGCACGCGCGATTGTGGTACGATCTCTTGCAGGATTTCGGATACACAGAATCGGAACTGCTCTTCGAACGCGACCCGTCGGACTTCACGCACGCGGCGTTCGTTGAACTCCCGTTCGCGGAGGGTGACTGGGCAGACGCCATTGTCCGGGGGTATCTCTACGATGTTGCCGAACAACTCCGATTGGAAGCGCTCGAAGGAACGTCGTATCCACGAATCGCAGACCGGATTGGGAAAGTGCTCGGCGAGGAGTCGTATCACCGCGAGCACGCCCAAAACTGGCTGGAGCGACTGTGTGACGACACTGACGGCCGCGAGCAGGTTCAGAGCGCAGTCGATCGGCTATTCCCGTACGCGCTTGCGCTGTTCGAGCCACTCGATGCCGACAGCGAACGAGACATCGTCGATCTCGGTATCCGAACCGAATCGCTCGCAGATCTGCGAGAACAGTGGCTCGGTATCACCGTGCCGTTCCTCGAATCACTCGGTGTGGAAATACCTGTCCCCCCGACTGAGACTGACGCCAGCACGCTCCCCGATCAATACGGTCGCAACAGCGATCATACGGAGCACTGGTCAGCGCTACACGACGACTTAACCCGTACGTACCGCGAGTTAGGACGGACCGGAACCCACCGTATTATGAGTGATCCGGATGATGCCGAATGATCTCCCAGTCCGGTTCAGACGCGGCCGTACCACAGACGCCCCCGACGAACGCGAACGGACCTCTGACTGTTCACGAATCGAATGAGGAACGCCACAGTCGATACGGGACCGATCCCAATCGCACTGACACCATGTACACCCGAGGATTGACCAAACCATGATGCCCGATCACGAAAGCGACGAGCCCGAGTACTGTGCGTACACAGAGTACGATCGCGGCAAGAGCGTCGCCGAGCTTCCGAACACCGGCGAGAACGCGAGTGGTCTCGAACGGGACGTTTGGAACGCGCTCTTCGAAGTCGAGGATCCGGAGATGCCCATTAGTGTCGTCGATCTAGGATTGATTTATGGGGTCGACATCGATGACGACTATGCGACGGTCGAGATGACGCTCACGTACACCGGCTGTCCAGCGCGGAAGATGCTTCTCTCGGATGTGCGAAAGGCAGCCACGAGCGTTGATGGAATCGAAGAAAGCGACGTTCGGCTCGTCTGGAGCCCCGAATGGTCGGTCGAGTTCGTCACAGATGCGGGAAAGAACGATCTCCGCGAATTCGGGGTGAGCATCTGATGAGACGCCGATTTGATACCAGTTCGGATGCCGCACTCGACCCGAGCGTCGACACAGATGGAACGAGCGAGGGTGTGCGCTGTCCCTACTGCGACGGGACGAAGACAGAACGCGAACACCCAAAGGGTCCATCGCTCTGTCGCTCGATGCATTTTTGCCATGAATGTAAAGAGCCGTTCGAAGCGATCGGATAGACTGCTTCGATCAATAGCGTAATACTCTTTGGCGCGTTATCCCAGCACGATGAACGGTCGATCGCCCACTCGTCGACACCTTCTTCAGATGACTGGAGCGTCGCTTGTGCTCGGTATCAGTGGCTGTCTTGGTGGTAAGGACACGTCGAGCGACTCAGAACAAAGCGACGGATACGCCCCTCAGTCCAAGAATGGGACGGAAAAGACGAATGGTACGAAAACGAAGTCGGTCGACGTGAGCTCGTTCCCGACACGACCGACCCGTGGGACATCGGTGCCGCTTGTTCCGATCGACGTTGCACACGACTGGTACGTTCGGCGCGAGGCACGATTCGCCGACGCACGCGGGGAAACCGGATACGAGAAAGCACACATCAAAGGAGCGGTGTTGAGTCCAGCTCCGAAAGGACAAACGCAGAACGATCCTGTCGAGAACTGGCCGAAGTCAGACCGAATTATTACCTACTGCGCCTGTCCACACCATCTCTCCTCACTTCGTGCTGCAAACCTCATCAATCAAGGGTACAAGAACGTTTTTGCCCTCGATGACGGATTTCTCGCGTGGATGAAACGGAAATATCCGGTTGTGGGCTCAGAGGCCACCCAGCAACCGAATGTACAGGTCATTAACGGGCAGACAGCGCCACAGTATGCGGGTAAAACAGCGTGGGCATACCATCGACCGTCTGGCCAACGAGAAGCAACGACAATCGAATCGAAGGGACTCTACAGTCTTCGACTCCCGTTTTACGACGTTACTGGTGACTCTCTTATCGAGATCGAAACACCGGATTACATCATCGAAAAATCTCTCTCGGTGCTGACGAGCAAAACGATTACGCCCGAGGGAACGCTCTCCGTCAAGTGATTGAGTTTACAGTAGAGCGCACATCACGTACTCCACGGCGTCAAATGAACGTGAAAGAGCTTCCCGCACTCATCCTCCCCACACAGACAGCGCTCATCGGTCGCTATCTCTGAATCCTCGTACCCGACAGCGATAATGCGCGTTCCAGCGTGTCCCAACTCGTAACCGCCATCTGCTTCACGAACGAAATATTCACAGAGCTTTTTCAGATGATCGTTGAACTTTCCAGAGTCACGAATATCAACTCGCTCTCTGAGCTCCGTAAACGAGAGCACTCCATCGGCATCCGCAAGCTCTCGAAGGATCGACATCCAGATCTCGTTGCCGAGCACCGCGAGGGCATCGGTCAGATCCTCGTTACGACCAGCCATGAATCACCCCTACCCGAGCCATCTCTATCAGTCCTCTCCTGAATTTTCAGTATTATCACAGAATAGCTCTTCACCGAGTTTTGATATGAGATGTTTCCATCAGCGTCAGTATGCTCCGCGTTCGTTTGGATGAATCTTGCAAGTGGTGTCATCGAAGATAAAGGAAGTACGCCAGTCTCTCCATCGATGGCTCGCTAGTTTCCGGACCCGTCAGTTTCGACGGCTGCTCGTTGGGAGGGCTGTTAGCATCCTCGGAGACGGGCTGTACAGCGTTGCAGCGATGTGGTTAGTGTACGATCTCACTGGGTCGACGATGTACACAGGACTCGCGGGCGCGCTCGCGCTCGTCTCGGTCGTGTGCTAACTCTCGTCGAAATCACACAAGGTGTTCTCGTCCTCGCGGTCCCCATCGCCGCTGTATTCGGACATTTGACCGTGTCTGTCGTGTTGGCTGTGATGGTGTTGCTCTCGCTTGGCGGTCTTCCCGCGCTGCCAGCACAGAACGCAACCCTCCCACTGGTCGTCTCTGATGATGATCTTATCGGGGCAAATTCGGCGTTCTCGGTCGTCACGAAAACATTCGGTGCGATAGCGCGTGGCGTCGCCGGGGCGCTCATCGCTCTCGTCGGAAGCGTCACACTCTATCTCATCGACGCCGCGACGTTTGCACTCTCTGCGCTCGTTTTCACTTCACTCTCTGTCCCACCGCGATCGGGCATCGAAGAGCGTGCGCTCGATCTCACTGGATACGTTTCGGATCTCCGAAGCGGGATTGATGTGCTAACCAGTTCGACTGCTGGACAGATGCTCATCGCCAGCCGGTTTGCAAACTTTCTGGCGGGCGTCACACTGGCGGCTCTTCCCGCATTCGCCAACACTACGGGTGGTTCGGAGGTGTATTGATTACTGCTCGCTGGACTTACCGCTGGGCATATCATCGGTTCCGTCGGCGCTCCCGTCGCCGACCGATTCCCATTTGGTTGGATCACTATCGTCGGGATAGCATTCTCTGGTCTGCTGTGGATTGGGGCTGTGCTTGTTGCTGGACCTATTGCTACGGTTGTGTTGTTCACTGCGTCTCGAATTCCCGGGGGCGTATACAACGTTTCAGTCGTCACAATCTTTCAAACGAGCGTTTCCGACGACCGTCTCGGACGAGTGTGGTCAACCGTTGCCAGCGCAACAAGTCTCGCTGTTCCATCCGGTCTGTTGCTCGGTGGCGTTGCTGGAGAATGGATCGGGAGTCGATTAGTCATGTTCGCTGGCGGTGTCGGCTCGCTCTTGATGGCTGCCTACTGGTTCCTGATTCCGCCGCTTCCCGATTTGGACCACCGATCGAAGTCATATCTAGTCAGTTTGGTGATCCACACGTGGCGAACTGAATGTTCATATTCACTAATGGTTAACTTCATTGGCATGCTATTACATAACATGAATCTTCGATCGGCAACTGTGGCAGACATTCCACGGATTCAGACGATCGCTGAGCGCTCGTGGGAGCGTAACTACGACGTTCTGACGCGTGAAACAGCGCGCGAGACCGCAATGGAGTGGTACAACGAAGAAAAACTGCGGACAGACATCGAGCGTGACGACGCACGCATACAGGTGGCTGAAGCTGATGAAAGCGGTATTATCGGCTTTTCACACAGCGTATGGGGTGATGAAGAAACTGTGACTGGAACGGTCCTCCGTCTCTACGTCGATCCGAATCATCGGAACCGGGGCGTTGGCTCCAAACTGCTCGAAGCGACCCGTGCCGTGCTCAAAGAACACAATCTCGAATGGGTCGAGGCAATGGTACTTGCTGCGAACGAGCCCGGAAATGATTTTTATCGTTCCGCAGGTTTCAAGCGGATTGAGGTCGCCGAAACGACTATCGGAGACGATTCGTACTCGGAGTATGTTTACCGGGATAAGACTGAATAAACGATATATAAAAACACATTTGACACTCGTTGTCACGCGATACGGGACGGTTATGTGAGGTGGTTTCTCGTGACAGTGCGGTACTTTTATGTAGAAGCACATTCAATCATCGACCGATTATGGCTCAGCAGATGGGTAATCAGCCCCTCATCGTTCTGTCCGAGGAAAGCCAGCGCACCTCGGGACGCGACGCACAGTCGATGAACGTCACCGCCGGAAAGGCGGTCGCCGAATCCGTACGCACGACGCTCGGTCCGAAAGGGATGGACAAAATGCTCGTCGATTCGACGGGCAACGTCGTTGTCACGAACGACGGTGTCACCATTCTGGATGAGATGGATATCGAGCACCCTGCCGCAAACATGATCGTCGAGGTCGCCCAGACCCAAGAGGACGAGGTCGGCGACGGTACGACGACAGCAGTCGTCATTGCAGGCGAACTCCTCGCAAAGGCCGAGGATCTGCTCGAACAGGATATCCACGCTACAATTCTGGCGCAAGGATACCGTCAGGCAGCCACGAAGGCAAAGGAGATCCTCGAGGACATGGCCATCGACGTCTCCGAGGACGACACGGAGATTCTCGAACAGATCGCCGCCACCGCAATGACCGGCAAAGGTGCCGAGTCGGCGAGAGATCTCCTCTCTGAACTCGTCGTCGACTCCGTGCGCTCGGTCAGCGACGAGGACGGGATCGATACGGACAACGTGAAAGTCGAGAAGGTCGTTGGCGGTTCTATCGATGAGTCCGAACTCATCGAGGGCGTCATCATCGACAAAGAGCGCGTCCACGACAACATGCCGTACTTCAGCGAGGACGCTGACGTCGCACTCATCGACACCGCGATCGAGGTTCAAGAGACCGAGATCGACGCTGAGGTCAACGTCACTGACCCAGACCAGCTCCAGCAGTTCCTCGACCAAGAGGAAGCACAGCTTCGTGAGATGGTCGAGACGCTCGAAGATGTCGGTGCCGATGTCGTCTTCTGTCAGAAAGGCATCGACGACATGGCCCAGCACTACCTCGCTCAGGAAGGCATCATCGCCGTCCGCCGAGCGAAGAAGTCCGACATGAAGCGGCTCGCACGCGCAACCGGTGGCCGCATTGTCTCGAACATCGACGACGTCACCGAGGACGATCTCGGATTCGCTGGAAGCGTCGCCGAGAAGGACATCGGCGGTGACAACCGCATCTTCGTCGAGGATGTCGATGAGGCAAAGTCCGTCACGCTCATTCTGCGCGGCGGTACCGAACACGTCGTTGACGAGGTCGAGCGCGCTATCGAAGACTCGCTCGGTGTCGTCCGCGTTACGCTCGCCGATGGGAAAGTTCTCCCCGGTGGCGGTGCCCCCGAAACGGAACTTGCTCTCGGACTCCGAGACTACGCTGACAGCGTCGGAGGCCGCGAGCAGCTCGCAGTCGAAGCGTTCGCAGACGCCATCGACGTCATCCCCCGCACCCTCGCAGAGAACGCGGGTCACGACTCGATCGACGTACTCGTCGACCTTCGCAGTCGCCACGACGGCGGCGAAAAGTCCGACGGACTGGACGCATACACCGGCGAAGTCGTCAACATGGAGTCTGACGGCGTCGTCGAACCGCTACGCGTGAAGACGCAGGCTGTCGAGAGCGCAACGGAGGCCGCTGTCATGATCCTCCGCATCGACGATGTCATCGCTGCTGGTGACCTCAAGGGTGGCGGCAGCGACGACGACGATGACGATGCACCTGCTGGCGGTCCCGGTGCTGGCGGCATGGGCGGCATGGGCGGCATGGGCGGCATGGGCGGTATGGGCGGCGCGATGTAAGCGTCGGTCAATAGCCTACTCACCACCATACGCCACTTCGATTCGCACCGTCACAGTTCACGAATCATTTTCTTTGAGATACGAAACGGATACAAGCCCACAGTAGCGACCGATAACGGGTTGTTCGCAGTGCTGTTTGCTTTGGGAGTCCTCATACGAGAATGAGTGCTGTAGCAGGAGTGAGCAGTTAGTCGTTTTATAGGTTGGCTCTGTGGGCTGATCTTCTGTTGCTATCGCACTTCGAGCGCTCACGAGCGATTAGGAATCAACACCCGTGTCCACGATCGAGACCGTCTCTATCCAGAATCAACGATTAAAAATTGGTCTGAATGCGTTTCAACAGTGGTACGAAGCTGTCTCCTTCACAATCTGCTTGGAATAGTATCGTCCGTGCTTTCGTGCTCGGTGAACGGATTTGAAACCGTCAGAACGCAAAAAAGCACGATGACAGCGAGACACCCGAACGTGGCGAGAGCTGTAAGCGGTGAGGTGATGCTCGCTACTGCGCCACCACTTGCGCGTGCAAGAAAGAAAACGAGCGCGTACACCATCGAAACGCCACTGAGCGCCGTGGCCCGCCCGTGTGATGCGATTTGATCGTTGATGAACGCATTCCCCAGCGTATCTGTCGCCATATTGACTCCTCGGGCGAGAAAGAACGCAGGTACCGCAACGATCGGAATCTGTGTAGCGAGCAACAACACACCGGCGAGGGCGACTGGAACAATCGTATACCACCGCTCTGTCCCGAACCACCGTCTGATCCGCCCTGCTTGGGACGAACCGATCGCCGCTGCGATCATAAGCCCTGTATACAGCGGTCCAAGCGTCGCTGGACGGATTCCCATCGCTAGCATCACCGGTTGGACGAATATCTCAATCGTCTCTGGAACCGCGAGGATGAGTGCTGATAGCAACACGAACGTTCCAATCCGACGGTCCGTAACGATTACTTGGAGCGCTTTGCGCGCCTTCGCGGGCGAAAAACTATCACGCTCCTGTGTTACAGACGGTTCGGGAAGCGTTGCAACGACAAGCGCAGCGAGCGCAGTCGTGACAGCGGCCGCGAGAAACGGGAGCGACGGCTGGATCTCATACAGCAACCCGCCAACCAGTGCAGTCGTGGCTGCAGAAACGTAGAACGCACCAGTCGCCCGGCCACGGATATGCGTGTACGCCTCACTCATGCGGTCACGAGACGCTTTCTCTTCAGCGTCTGTCTCAATGTCTGAGAGGATATCGTACAGCCACGCATCGGCGCTTCCAGAGCGAAACGTCGCGGCTATCCCCCAGAACGCATAGAGTCCGACGAACGCGACGAGCGTCTCAGCGAATGCAAAGCCAATGTGCGTGATCGAGAGCAACACCGCTCCGAGTATGAGGCTGTTACGCCGACCAATCCGATCCCCGAGATAGCCCGTTGGGATCTCACCGATGAGTATCCCAAGAAAGAATACTCCGGTCGCAAGTCCGACAGCGGCAAACGTAAGCCCCTGTGCGAGTGCGTATATCGTGATAATTGGATAGACAAATCCTTCTGCGACGAGTGCACGATAGAGAAAAAATCGGTAGACAAGTGCAGAACGATCGGTCACTGTTGCACAGTCACACGAAGAAACATAAATGCTATCGATATGTTTGTGACACCGATTACCCTATCAACTGAAGCGTACCGCGGCGATGAAGAAGGAAACTACTCTTCTATATCGAGTGAGAACTGTTCGTGTTCAGAGACCGTGTTCAACACGACACTCGTATTTGTCTCTTTGACATTCACGTCAGTTAGCAGTTGTTTGATCTGTGCGTTCATTCCGTCCGTGTCTTTGAACTTTGCGATGGCGATAATATCGTGATCACCTGTGACCTCGTAGACGGACACCATCTGTTTCACATCACGGAGCGTATCGGCGACATCGGTGATGGCGCTCCCTTCGACTTTGAGTTGGATGACTGCCGTCACGTCATAGCCGAGTGCATCGTAATCAACTTTTGGGGTGTATCCCTCGATAACGCCCTCCTCATCGAGGTCGCTCAAATGGTTTGAGACCGTTGTAACGGAGACACCGAGCTCCTCTGCAAGATTTCTGAGACTTGCTCGACCATCTTCGAGAAGCGCATTCACCAATTTCTCGTCCAAGTTTTCATACGTCATTATATCCCCCCACTCGATCGAGACACTATAATTTTACGAATATCCAGTTATTCGTCCAGAGAAGTCGGTCTTGCAGGAACCAGTATGGTTTTAACCGTGAGGATAGATGAGTAGAACGTCAAAGAACGATGGGAAACGAAAATATTGCCTCTGATGGGGGACTTGATCCCAAGGCACAGACCGTCCTCGATGAAATCGAGGAACACAATGTCGATTTTCTCCG
The nucleotide sequence above comes from Halocatena marina. Encoded proteins:
- a CDS encoding SDR family NAD(P)-dependent oxidoreductase, with translation MGSTAYDYSGETVIVTGGSSGIGREIALRFAEAGATVLNADVREDPKNTNETEPTHELIEAAGGTATYVETDVTEPAQIASLIGEAREYGGVDVMINNAGLYIGKSLCEVSPEEFDRIHAVNVRGVFFGCQAAANDMIERDHSGVILNTASISSTHAQFDQVQYDSTKGAIRMVTRGAALELAEHGIRVNGVAPGQIATEFLEGWTETAQREAQEEKFLKPVPLRRAGRPADVAGAYLYLASDDASYVTGELLHVDGGWQIC
- a CDS encoding peptidylprolyl isomerase produces the protein MIEEGAVAVIHFVGRLAGDDAGAVFDTSDVDVALEEGIYHNNRDYAPLEIQIGDESTFPEIEAAVQTMNEGETKTVRLDPEEAFGTHHEDRIVEVPRADLEAQSETTATEGDLVGSDLTDGIDDACTGWITDVTADTVEIDFNHELAGEPVEFEIRLLSVND
- a CDS encoding helix-turn-helix domain-containing protein yields the protein MISECLIVEFAVTGDDCPLAEATRTVETTIDAQPPQLRSDGNALLQFSAPDERLAQVFDSDERIRYLHRARLDERANYRCLSKHPCVVHELVSVGLLVESLSYRDGNATVTGAVVGHDVLDGVMSRAGETVGVTLRRVYPLGEEEQGTVAQGWDLTPKQEEALRVAIDLGYFEIPRMADAATVASELNLSKSAFLERLRRAERAVIPQLFS
- the paaA gene encoding 1,2-phenylacetyl-CoA epoxidase subunit PaaA, with product MNTAEAKERAGPRTFSPQDDMPEEYRKAATRMIQFHANSEIMGAYLEKPFIRQAPSLDRKLAFSAKVQDEIGHGQLLYRAAESLGIKTREQMLDELAAGEGKFLNCFHYPMTKWWETPMIAFFVDGAAMRRQATIKRTSWEPYAHAMDKICFEEGFHIKHGEDILRELATGTRREQELVQEAFDEWWPRILQFFGPTNDQSTHHDFAASVGLKTMSNDELRQAFLNAYLPKAEKYGLSIPDEPRIRYEDGRYEVVEDDLDWDEFWQVAKNEYDGSKEQIGSRADAQSAVEWARASLESHDSTQTPQAAD
- the paaB gene encoding 1,2-phenylacetyl-CoA epoxidase subunit PaaB; its protein translation is MIWEVFRQEAPGKYHTHCGNVHAPDREMALLFAQVQHGRRKPTNSLWVVPKEEIGEVDAEEAEFGGTTDKSYRWVSAYNVDVDFAAEIAESDREQREAERGES
- the paaC gene encoding 1,2-phenylacetyl-CoA epoxidase subunit PaaC; its protein translation is MASAMLSGPEDLTDREQAAVEALLFPLADEEFVIAERYIEWQVLSPTLESDLALSNIAQDELGHARLWYDLLQDFGYTESELLFERDPSDFTHAAFVELPFAEGDWADAIVRGYLYDVAEQLRLEALEGTSYPRIADRIGKVLGEESYHREHAQNWLERLCDDTDGREQVQSAVDRLFPYALALFEPLDADSERDIVDLGIRTESLADLREQWLGITVPFLESLGVEIPVPPTETDASTLPDQYGRNSDHTEHWSALHDDLTRTYRELGRTGTHRIMSDPDDAE
- the paaD gene encoding 1,2-phenylacetyl-CoA epoxidase subunit PaaD, whose protein sequence is MMPDHESDEPEYCAYTEYDRGKSVAELPNTGENASGLERDVWNALFEVEDPEMPISVVDLGLIYGVDIDDDYATVEMTLTYTGCPARKMLLSDVRKAATSVDGIEESDVRLVWSPEWSVEFVTDAGKNDLREFGVSI
- the paaE gene encoding 1,2-phenylacetyl-CoA epoxidase subunit PaaE, whose protein sequence is MRRRFDTSSDAALDPSVDTDGTSEGVRCPYCDGTKTEREHPKGPSLCRSMHFCHECKEPFEAIG
- a CDS encoding rhodanese-like domain-containing protein; the encoded protein is MNGRSPTRRHLLQMTGASLVLGISGCLGGKDTSSDSEQSDGYAPQSKNGTEKTNGTKTKSVDVSSFPTRPTRGTSVPLVPIDVAHDWYVRREARFADARGETGYEKAHIKGAVLSPAPKGQTQNDPVENWPKSDRIITYCACPHHLSSLRAANLINQGYKNVFALDDGFLAWMKRKYPVVGSEATQQPNVQVINGQTAPQYAGKTAWAYHRPSGQREATTIESKGLYSLRLPFYDVTGDSLIEIETPDYIIEKSLSVLTSKTITPEGTLSVK
- a CDS encoding ArsR family transcriptional regulator; the protein is MAGRNEDLTDALAVLGNEIWMSILRELADADGVLSFTELRERVDIRDSGKFNDHLKKLCEYFVREADGGYELGHAGTRIIAVGYEDSEIATDERCLCGEDECGKLFHVHLTPWST
- a CDS encoding MFS transporter, which encodes MLTLVEITQGVLVLAVPIAAVFGHLTVSVVLAVMVLLSLGGLPALPAQNATLPLVVSDDDLIGANSAFSVVTKTFGAIARGVAGALIALVGSVTLYLIDAATFALSALVFTSLSVPPRSGIEERALDLTGYVSDLRSGIDVLTSSTAGQMLIASRFANFLAGVTLAALPAFANTTGGSEVY